A DNA window from Candidatus Zixiibacteriota bacterium contains the following coding sequences:
- a CDS encoding GTP-binding protein: MAKQKFERNKPHVNVGTIGHVDHGKTTL, encoded by the coding sequence ATGGCAAAGCAGAAGTTTGAGCGGAATAAGCCGCATGTGAATGTAGGAACGATTGGCCATGTTGATCATGGCAAGACGACCCTGA